The genomic segment CAGGAGAAGCCTGTAGTTTATAGAGGGAGTGAAAGGGATGTGGACGAATACAATCGTCGTCATCTGCGCAGTTATTACCAGAAGATAGGTACGGATTCATTGGGAAATGACGTGATTGAGTTTGAGGAAGGCACCGAAGGAGCCCCCGATACCATTTACGTGTATGGCTCATACGACGATTTTGATGACTTTGCCTATAGTCGCCGGATGGGATATTTCGATGGATTCCACGGCTGGTACAACCCCTATTTCTATAGCTACTGGGGCTGGGGACGACCCTATTGGCGCTCATATTACTGGGGATGGTACGATCCATGGTTCGACCCTTGGTATGACAGCTGGTACGGTTGGTATGATCCTTGGTACAGAGGCTATTACGGATACGGTTATTACGGTTGGGGATGGCCCTATCGCCCCTATTATCATGGAGGTTGGGGCGGATGGTATCCACCGTATGGAGGCATCGCCTATCGCGGTGGTCATACAGGAACGTTCAACCATGGACGCCCGACCGTCGCTAACCGGACAGGAAGAACAACGACAGGAACGTTCGGCGGTGCCCGCACAGGAACCTTCGGCTCCCGCTCCGCAGCAACGTCTTCTCCGAACCGCGTATATAGAGATGGTTCTACGGGAGGTTCTAACGGCAGATTTGGCGGAACTCGCAGCACGGGCTCCAGCTCACGTCCGTCGGGAACCTATAGCCAGCCGTCTCGTTCCAGCTCCAGCAGCAGTGGCTCGTTTGGCAGCTCTCGCTCAGGCGGTCTCGGCAGTGGCGGTAGCATCGGCGGTGGTCGCTCGGGAGGCTTCGGCGGCAGTAGTGTCGGTGGCGGAAGCCGTTCGGGTGGAGGCTTTGGCGGCCGCAGATAAAGAAGTGAACAATGATTCTGACAACAATAATTAATCTGATAAACAAATGAAAAAGTATTTGATTATTGCTGCAAGTTTGATGGCTGTAATGCCATTGGCAGCACAGGAAACATACGAGAATGCAAAAATCGTTACGGGCGACCTGAACGGAACGGCACGCTACGTCGGTATGGGAGGTGCGATGGAGGCTTTGGGAGCAGACCTCTCCACCATCAGTACGAACCCGGCGGGAATCGGATTGTTCCGTCATTCTCAGGCAAATGTGTCTTTTGGCGTTGTCTCTCAGCAGGACGGGAAAGACTTTGCAGACGGCAACAAGACCAACATGAGTTTCGACCAGATAGGTTTTGTCTATTCGAAAAAGTCAAATAGCAATTCCTATTTGAACCTTGCGTTCAACTATCATAAGAGCACGAACTTCAACCACATCCTGAGTGCGGCAGACAACCTGTCGAACGCTTCTCAGAACAAGTTGTCCTATCAGAAGCTCCGCAACGACTACCTGTATGAATTCAAGACAGACGGAACTCCGAACTATAGTGCTCCCTACATCACCTGCAGCCAGTTGGACGACCTCTATGCGCGCAACCTGTTTTATGTAGCAGGTGACGGCTACGCCTACAACTATGTGGCTACTGATTATATGCTGAACAGGGCGCATACGGGATATATCGGCGAATACGACTTCAACATCAGCGGAAACATCAACGACCGTATATATTTAGGTGTGACCTTTGGATTCCACGATGTTCATTACAAGCACTACGGCGAATATACGGAAGCCTTCGTGAGCAATCCGGAGAACTTCGGAGGTATCTACGTGGAAGACAGCCGCGAGATAACCGGTTCGGGCTTCGACATCAAGGCGGGTGTCATCGTCCGTCCGATAGAAAGTTCGCCTTTCCGCATCGGTCTGTCTGTTGCAAGCCCGACGTGGTACGACCTGAAGACAACCAACTATACCGTATTGACAGACGGCAGTGCTCGTCCATACAACACCGAGGTGTATGACTTCAAACTCTATACACCCTGGAAATTCGGACTGAGCTTAGGACATACCGTCGGAAACTATCTCGCATTGGGAGCCAGCTATGAGTATGCCGATTATGGCAGCACAGACTCACGCGTGAATGATGGCGACTACTACGATTATTGGTATGACACCTACTATTCCAGCAGCTCCAGCGATAAGGCGATGAATAACCATACCAAGCAGACGCTGAAAGGCGTTTCAACGCTGAAAGTCGGATTGGAATATAAACCGATAGCCGACCTCGCCCTGCGTCTGGGATACAATTACGTGTCGCCGATGTACAAAGAAGAAGGATTCAAGGACGGAACAATCGAATCTTACGGAACCTATTACAGCACGACAACCGATTACACCAACTGGAAAGCAACCAATCGCTTCACCTGCGGTGTCGGCTATAACATTGGGAAAGTGAGCCTCGATCTGGCATACCAATACAGCGCAACCAATGGTTCCTTCAGCCCGTTCATGAACTATTATGACAACACAGACCCTGCAGAGGACAATATCGCAAATATCGTTGACGTGAGCAAGAAACGTCATCAGGTGCTGTTCTCACTGGGATATCACTTCTAAAAAACACTGATATTGCGCTTTGGAAATGGCATTAAATAAATAGTGCAGTCAAAAATAATCCGGAAAAGAACGCATTAATTGGAGAAAAAAGTATATTTTTGCATCAATATTTAGAGTAGATATAGTATTTTTTTAGTGGTTAATTTAGTTTTAGTAAGTGTGCGGAGGATGTGTCGTGAGACATGTCCTCCTTTTTTGTGAGTAGAAATCAGGGATAACATTCGCCCTGCCACGGGCTGAGTTACACAAAAAAAAGAAGAGGGTGTGTCAAAATGGAGGATGTGCGCTTCGCGTAGAATTGAAAATCGCCGTAGGCAAATCTTACAAATCTATCCAAAATCTTTCATTCTGTGTATCAGCACTTTCATTTGTTAGATTTGTATAGATTTGTTGGATTTCTCGTCCGTAGGACGACTGAATTCCTATTTTGACACACCCTCTTCTTCCTTCGTGACTCCCGCGGGATTGACTTCGTCCATCCCCTCCCTGCCACGGGCTGAGTAACACAAAAGAAAGAAGCCAAAACTGAAAGTGAACTTTCGTCTTGGCTTCTTTCTTTTGTGACTCCCGCGGGATTCAAACCCACAACCTTCTGATCCGTAGTCAGATGCTCTATTCAGTTGAGCTAGGGAGCCTCATTTTTTATTTTGCGTTTGCAAAGTTATGTCTTTTTTCTGATATAGCCAAATATTTTAGCATGTTTTTTTAGGCATGCTTTATTAAATGCCCTCAAACGATTAAATTCATTTGCGATAAGGGGAGGAGGGTTTCTGCTTTTCGCTGCAACACAAATGGAGGCATCTTCGGGATGAAGTGCCTCCATTTGGTTATTCGGATTTCAAGCGACTGGGTTATTTCACCACGACTCGTTTTCCGTTAACGATGTAGATGCCCGGGATTGTCGGTTTACCATTGAGCCGCACGCCGTTGAGCGTAAACCAAACGTCATTATCAATTGTCAATTGTGAATTATCAATTGAAACGATACCCGTCGGCAAGTCTTCAACGATATACAAGAAATCGTTCCATACAGCCGCTGCTTTGTATAACACTTTTCTTCCGATAGGTACATGAAGCGTGCAAGTTTTTTTAGGAACATCGAAAAAGACATTAGACAATATCGTCAACGGTTTTTCTATGTGGCAATAAATATCCGTCAGACCGCTGCAAAAATAGAACGCCGAACTTCCAATGCTAGTCACGGAGTTGGGGATGGTGACGGAGGTCAGACCGCTGCAATAATAGAACGCAGTGCCTCCAATGCTTGTCACGGAGTTAGGAATAGTGATGGAAGTCAGACCTGTACAACCATTGAACACAGAACTCCCAATGCTTGTCACGGAGTTGGGGATGGTGACAGACGTCAGACCTCTGCAATAATAGAACGCAGAGCTTCCAATGCTTGTCACGGAGTTGGGGATGGTGACAGACGTCAGACCGCTGCAATAATAGAACGCAGAGCTTCCAATGCTCGTCACGGAGTTGGGGATGGTGACAGACGTCAGACCGCTGCAATAATAGAACGCATAGTCTTTTATTCTCGTTACCTCGTCAGGTATTACCAAATTCGTGATTTCTGTATTCTCGTTACTATAAAGATGCTTTGCATAGGTTAAAGGATTACTTAATGAACCTGAAAATGAAATATTACACCATGCTGCAATATCATTGACAATCACTTTTGTCAGACCGCTGCATTTATAGAACGCCCTTTCTCCAATGCGCGTCACGGAGTTGGGGATGGTGACGGAGGTCAGACCTGTGCAACCTGAGAACGCAGACTGTCCAATGCTCGTCACGGAGTTAGGGATGATGACGGAGGTCAGGGCACTGCAATTTTTGAACGCCTCCACTCCAATGCTCGTCACGGAATTGCCGATAGTGACGGAGGTCAGTTTGTCGCAATAATAGAACGCATCATCTCCAATGCTCGTCACGGAGTTGGGGATGGTGACGGAAGTCAGACCATCACAACCTGAAAACGCATCCTTTCCAATGCTCGTCACGGGATAAATCGTCCCATTATAAGTGACGGATTCTGGGATATTGACCACTCCTTTATAATAAAAAGAATAGTTATTATTGCAGACAGTCACCCCCCCCTTACCATTGAATCCGTAATAGATGGTCTTGCCATCTGCATTATCCACCGCAAATTGGGCGAATGCTTTTGCTCCAACCATACTCATGAGCACAGTGAGCAGAAATGTAAGTTTAAATTGTTTCATAGATTAATCATCTTATTTGTAATTTAGTTTTTTTTATGTCGAATGGTTTTAAGTCTGGAAGTATCGCAAACAACTCATTTCGAATAAGTTCAATACATCTTTTTACAAGTAATTCATCAGCGAGAGGACCAACAGTTATCTCTTTTACGGCTTTTAAAGGTAAGGGTATGTGAAGATATTGTTCTTCTTCAGAATAGGCATCATACTTTTCATTATGATTCCCAAATGCTACAATACGATATTCTTGCTCATATTCCCAATCTTTCGTTTTGTAGCAAAGCGAACCAATGTAGATATCTTCTAATTTTGTATTCCAATGATTCTTATCTAATTTCTTTACAATATTTCTATGACCACGAGCAATGTCTTGCATTTCATTTTGATTAACATACTGGCATCTTTTTAAAAGATAATGATTTTTCTCGCAGAATTCTTCTACCATTTTGAAATCAAATGCAATCCTAACACCTTTACCATTATCTCCATACATAAACCACATGGGAATTTCATCCTTAGGATACCATTTATTCCCTATATGATGGATGAGACTAAAAATATAAGGATGCGGGGACTTCTCTTTCATTTCTGTGTAAAATTCTTTTATTTCATTTGATATATTAGATCCTGTAAAGAATGACTTTTCAAAAAATGTTATCTCATTTTTATCATTCATGTTCATCGGGTTACCAAGCCTAACATTAATCCAGTTATTCTTCGTAAAATTCTCTTGCTGATAATCAAAAATATGTACAAATGCACCAAAAGAAGTGTAGTGATATAATCGGTTCGGGGTGTTACTCATAGCTCTCTTCTATCTTTTTTATAGTTCACATTTCAAGTAATCTATTCTATAGTTCTTATCTGCATTTAATTCTAAACTCACAGCACATTCTGAACATTGTAATGGTAATTCATTTTCGCTTTGCACTCATTTAATCACGACATTGATTTCATCGAAGTCGTTCACGTTCGGCAAAGTTGAAAAATCATTTCCACTCTGCGCTCACTTAATCACGACTTTCTTCGTCGTGCCGTCGCTCATCCTCACAATATTCATGCCACGCTGCAGGCGTTCGAGCTTCCGTCCGTTCAGGTCGTAGATACCCTCAATCCTGCCTTCCACCTTATCATCATAGATACGGTTGATAGCTGTCACGTCGCTTTCCTCAATAAAGAAGAAATCTTTCCACTGGTCTGCCGCCTGATAGGCAGACAGACTACCTGTGGGAACAATGAGTGTGCAGTCCCATTTATTAATATCGGTCAGAGCCTGTGTTCCACATATGGGAGGAGTAGTTGCGCAACTTGTTAACTTGGTAATATTCGTGCAGCCTGCAAAAACAGAACGACCGATATTTGTCACGGAGTTGGGAATAGTGACGGATGTCAGACCGCGGCAACCCCAGAACGCATAA from the Prevotella sp. Rep29 genome contains:
- a CDS encoding OmpP1/FadL family transporter; the protein is MKKYLIIAASLMAVMPLAAQETYENAKIVTGDLNGTARYVGMGGAMEALGADLSTISTNPAGIGLFRHSQANVSFGVVSQQDGKDFADGNKTNMSFDQIGFVYSKKSNSNSYLNLAFNYHKSTNFNHILSAADNLSNASQNKLSYQKLRNDYLYEFKTDGTPNYSAPYITCSQLDDLYARNLFYVAGDGYAYNYVATDYMLNRAHTGYIGEYDFNISGNINDRIYLGVTFGFHDVHYKHYGEYTEAFVSNPENFGGIYVEDSREITGSGFDIKAGVIVRPIESSPFRIGLSVASPTWYDLKTTNYTVLTDGSARPYNTEVYDFKLYTPWKFGLSLGHTVGNYLALGASYEYADYGSTDSRVNDGDYYDYWYDTYYSSSSSDKAMNNHTKQTLKGVSTLKVGLEYKPIADLALRLGYNYVSPMYKEEGFKDGTIESYGTYYSTTTDYTNWKATNRFTCGVGYNIGKVSLDLAYQYSATNGSFSPFMNYYDNTDPAEDNIANIVDVSKKRHQVLFSLGYHF
- a CDS encoding leucine-rich repeat domain-containing protein, whose protein sequence is MKQFKLTFLLTVLMSMVGAKAFAQFAVDNADGKTIYYGFNGKGGVTVCNNNYSFYYKGVVNIPESVTYNGTIYPVTSIGKDAFSGCDGLTSVTIPNSVTSIGDDAFYYCDKLTSVTIGNSVTSIGVEAFKNCSALTSVIIPNSVTSIGQSAFSGCTGLTSVTIPNSVTRIGERAFYKCSGLTKVIVNDIAAWCNISFSGSLSNPLTYAKHLYSNENTEITNLVIPDEVTRIKDYAFYYCSGLTSVTIPNSVTSIGSSAFYYCSGLTSVTIPNSVTSIGSSAFYYCRGLTSVTIPNSVTSIGSSVFNGCTGLTSITIPNSVTSIGGTAFYYCSGLTSVTIPNSVTSIGSSAFYFCSGLTDIYCHIEKPLTILSNVFFDVPKKTCTLHVPIGRKVLYKAAAVWNDFLYIVEDLPTGIVSIDNSQLTIDNDVWFTLNGVRLNGKPTIPGIYIVNGKRVVVK
- a CDS encoding DUF2971 domain-containing protein encodes the protein MSNTPNRLYHYTSFGAFVHIFDYQQENFTKNNWINVRLGNPMNMNDKNEITFFEKSFFTGSNISNEIKEFYTEMKEKSPHPYIFSLIHHIGNKWYPKDEIPMWFMYGDNGKGVRIAFDFKMVEEFCEKNHYLLKRCQYVNQNEMQDIARGHRNIVKKLDKNHWNTKLEDIYIGSLCYKTKDWEYEQEYRIVAFGNHNEKYDAYSEEEQYLHIPLPLKAVKEITVGPLADELLVKRCIELIRNELFAILPDLKPFDIKKTKLQIR